One window from the genome of Actinoplanes teichomyceticus ATCC 31121 encodes:
- a CDS encoding sensor histidine kinase, with product MTCGEAGLHEVPAVLTAALEAYFAFDRHGRVLAWNPAAETTFGYTHAQACGRQIEDLIVRPQSRPAGRAELAALAAGQSGHSLGRRLQWFVRHADGHEFPVEMTLTSTDEPTGRIFHAFAHDVTSAHRASRFAAVETAVARGLAEAASSDTAGAHVVTALGAHLDWPVVELWLVDEQRQLLTCAARYARSGLRLGDFVLDELECGTGLPGRVCAEATTCWVSDLQTSPGYLRARAAGRIGLHVAIGVPLCNGVHTLGALCVFGDRVEEPEETLLSLLGGLAAQLGQYLERRRAEELAIELARTKDEFLAMVTHELRNPVATIAAAATLLQEELAELNLEQPLRSLQAITRNAERLSVMAEDLLDLARLESGHLAIQPTDTDLAAIIGQAVENAGPAAQAKQLTLTVRLPRRLDLHGDPVRLRQVADNLLGNAIKYTPAGGAVTVTAGLDDTGQTVTWTVADTGIGIPAAERPRLFRRFYRASTALQQRIPGTGLGLVISRTIIERHRGTIALADHTGPGTTFLVRLPATT from the coding sequence GTGACCTGCGGCGAAGCGGGCCTGCACGAGGTGCCCGCCGTGCTGACCGCGGCCCTGGAGGCGTACTTCGCCTTCGATCGCCACGGCCGGGTGCTGGCGTGGAACCCGGCCGCCGAGACCACGTTCGGTTACACCCACGCGCAGGCCTGCGGGCGGCAGATCGAGGACCTGATCGTCCGGCCGCAGTCCCGGCCGGCCGGACGCGCCGAACTGGCCGCCCTGGCCGCCGGGCAGAGCGGGCACAGCCTGGGGCGGCGCCTGCAGTGGTTCGTCCGGCACGCCGACGGCCACGAGTTCCCGGTGGAGATGACGCTGACCTCGACCGACGAGCCCACCGGGCGCATCTTCCACGCCTTCGCGCACGACGTCACCAGCGCCCACCGCGCCAGCCGGTTCGCCGCGGTGGAGACGGCGGTGGCCCGGGGCCTGGCCGAGGCAGCCTCCAGCGACACCGCCGGCGCGCACGTCGTCACCGCACTCGGCGCGCACCTGGACTGGCCGGTGGTCGAGCTGTGGCTCGTCGACGAGCAACGGCAGCTGCTGACCTGTGCCGCCCGCTACGCGAGGAGCGGCCTGCGGCTGGGCGACTTCGTCCTCGACGAGCTCGAATGCGGCACCGGCCTGCCCGGCCGGGTCTGCGCCGAGGCCACCACGTGCTGGGTTTCCGACCTGCAGACCAGCCCCGGGTACCTGCGCGCCCGCGCCGCCGGCCGGATCGGCCTGCATGTGGCCATCGGGGTGCCGCTGTGCAACGGCGTACACACCCTCGGCGCGCTGTGCGTCTTCGGTGACCGGGTCGAGGAACCCGAGGAGACGCTGCTGAGCCTGCTCGGCGGGCTGGCCGCCCAGCTCGGGCAGTACCTGGAACGGCGCCGTGCCGAGGAGCTCGCCATCGAACTGGCCCGCACCAAGGACGAGTTCCTGGCCATGGTGACCCACGAGCTGCGCAACCCGGTGGCCACCATCGCGGCGGCCGCCACGCTGCTGCAGGAGGAGCTCGCCGAACTGAACCTGGAGCAGCCGCTGCGGTCGCTGCAGGCGATCACCCGGAACGCCGAACGCCTGTCGGTGATGGCCGAGGACCTGCTCGACCTGGCCCGCCTGGAGTCCGGGCACCTGGCCATCCAGCCCACCGACACCGACCTGGCCGCCATCATCGGCCAGGCGGTGGAGAACGCCGGGCCGGCCGCCCAGGCCAAGCAGCTGACCCTCACCGTGCGCCTGCCCCGGCGGCTGGACCTGCACGGCGACCCGGTCCGGCTGCGCCAGGTCGCCGACAACCTGCTCGGCAACGCCATCAAGTACACCCCGGCGGGCGGCGCGGTCACCGTCACCGCCGGCCTGGACGACACCGGGCAGACGGTCACCTGGACCGTGGCCGACACCGGCATCGGCATCCCGGCCGCCGAACGTCCGCGCCTGTTCCGCCGGTTCTACCGGGCCTCCACCGCGCTGCAGCAACGCATCCCCGGCACCGGCCTGGGCCTGGTCATCAGCCGCACGATCATCGAACGCCACCGGGGAACCATCGCGCTGGCCGACCACACCGGGCCCGGCACGACGTTCCTCGTCCGGCTGCCCGCCACGACGTAG
- a CDS encoding zinc-dependent alcohol dehydrogenase, with translation MRAMVYRGPYRVRVEEKDRPAIEHPNDAIVRVTRAAICGSDLHLYHGMMPDTRVGTTFGHEFVGVVDEVGSSVERLKPGDRVMVPFNIFCGTCFFCARGMYANCHNVNPNATAVGGIYGYSHTTGGYDGGQAEFVRVPFADVGPTVIPDWLDEDDAVLLTDALATGYFGAQLGDIAEGDVVVVFGAGPVGLYAAKSAWLMGAGRVIVIDHLEYRLAKARSFAHAETYDFTEYDDIVVHLKKITDHLGADVAIDAVGAEADGNLLQHVTSAKLKLQGGSPVALNWAIDAVRKGGTVSVMGAYGPMFSAVKFGDAVNKGLTLRMNQCPVKRQWPRLFEHIRNGYLKPSEIVTHRIPLEHIAEAYHLFSAKLDGCIKPLIVPNAA, from the coding sequence ATGCGAGCGATGGTGTACCGCGGTCCGTACCGCGTGCGGGTCGAGGAGAAGGACCGTCCGGCGATCGAACATCCCAACGACGCGATCGTACGGGTGACCCGGGCCGCCATCTGCGGTTCGGATCTGCACCTGTACCACGGGATGATGCCGGACACCCGGGTCGGCACGACCTTCGGTCACGAGTTCGTCGGCGTGGTCGACGAGGTCGGGTCCTCGGTGGAGCGGCTCAAGCCGGGCGACCGGGTGATGGTCCCGTTCAACATCTTCTGCGGCACCTGTTTCTTCTGCGCCCGCGGCATGTACGCCAACTGCCACAACGTCAACCCGAACGCCACCGCGGTCGGCGGCATCTACGGTTACTCGCACACCACCGGCGGCTACGACGGCGGTCAGGCCGAGTTCGTGCGGGTGCCGTTCGCCGACGTCGGGCCGACCGTGATCCCGGACTGGCTGGACGAGGACGACGCGGTGCTGCTCACCGACGCCCTGGCGACCGGCTACTTCGGGGCGCAGCTGGGCGACATCGCCGAGGGGGACGTGGTGGTGGTCTTCGGCGCCGGTCCGGTGGGTCTGTACGCCGCCAAGTCGGCCTGGCTGATGGGCGCCGGCCGGGTGATCGTCATCGACCACCTGGAGTACCGGCTGGCCAAGGCGCGCTCGTTCGCGCACGCCGAGACGTACGACTTCACCGAGTACGACGACATCGTCGTGCACCTGAAGAAGATCACCGACCATCTGGGCGCGGACGTGGCGATCGACGCGGTCGGCGCGGAGGCGGACGGCAACCTGCTGCAGCACGTGACGTCCGCGAAGCTCAAGTTGCAGGGCGGCTCCCCGGTCGCGTTGAACTGGGCCATCGACGCGGTCCGCAAGGGCGGCACGGTCTCGGTGATGGGCGCCTACGGGCCGATGTTCAGCGCGGTCAAGTTCGGCGACGCGGTGAACAAGGGGCTGACCCTGCGGATGAACCAGTGCCCGGTCAAACGGCAGTGGCCGCGGCTGTTCGAGCACATCCGCAACGGCTACCTCAAGCCCAGCGAGATCGTCACGCACCGGATCCCGCTGGAGCACATCGCCGAGGCGTACCACCTGTTCTCGGCGAAGCTCGACGGCTGCATCAAGCCGCTCATCGTCCCGAACGCCGCGTAG
- a CDS encoding M14 family zinc carboxypeptidase, with translation MSSRARGAVVAALLVLGASLAAPPAHARPAAPPPAISLGAGEHALIRFRLADPAALDRLIMSGADLAARPRTDGGAVLADVVVDDAQLAALTADGATAVQLIGRESDAATRRPATRFTASPDTLQFLQAYWWTTGGRTFLQTQIATTATDDPDVEITVTWRTADGATGTYPLVRFEDSGEYQYHYALPQSLPGKPVQLTASSSLGGRSRPVTASAWPGATPPPTPAGYQKDFITAYLTPVDIAARIRRLARQYPQLVDVIDLPYRTQGYRRTASAYLGDPATAAVVVESVRFGDQNMNGVQARAVDPGAPHRPLTARYADRVLTVELATDGAGAPTSTTDEVAALITARFPQRFRAFVEDGSAGLPMPVVAPVRLDDGLAGTEVPKRPWTVQALRIGKVRDGSRIGVLAYSQEHAREWATPLVTLEFAERLLANYATDPGTRELVDNVDVFVIPTVNPDGANYSFHDYNFQRKNLVDHCTGSSRDPRHRDSWGVDVNRNYTVGSFFDGYVGGSANCLSGTYAGTGELSEAESRNVVALATGHPNIRFALNVHSYGGYFMWPPGAYRAQGRVTLPRPPIDEAKYFLDNARRIVAAIASERGTVTWPSYTGPVADVLYSAAGNSADQLYYELGINAWDFEVGNDRWNEATRQWEGVGFQPPYEEAHAEAQEYAGGLVELVRIAEQAQDAGVAAVR, from the coding sequence ATGTCATCCCGAGCCCGTGGGGCGGTTGTCGCCGCCCTCCTCGTCCTGGGCGCCTCGCTCGCCGCACCCCCGGCGCACGCGCGGCCCGCCGCCCCGCCCCCGGCGATCTCGCTCGGCGCCGGTGAGCACGCCCTGATCCGGTTCCGTCTCGCCGACCCGGCGGCGCTGGACCGGCTGATCATGTCCGGCGCCGACCTGGCGGCCCGCCCGAGGACCGACGGCGGCGCCGTCCTCGCCGACGTGGTGGTCGACGACGCCCAGCTCGCCGCCCTGACCGCCGACGGGGCCACCGCGGTCCAGCTGATCGGACGCGAATCCGACGCGGCGACCCGGCGGCCCGCCACCCGCTTCACCGCCTCGCCCGACACGCTGCAGTTCCTGCAGGCCTACTGGTGGACCACCGGCGGCCGAACGTTCCTGCAGACGCAGATCGCCACCACCGCCACCGACGACCCGGACGTCGAGATCACCGTCACCTGGCGCACCGCCGACGGCGCCACCGGGACATACCCGCTGGTGCGCTTCGAGGACTCCGGCGAATACCAGTACCACTACGCGCTGCCGCAGTCGCTGCCGGGCAAGCCGGTGCAGCTCACCGCGTCGTCGAGTCTCGGCGGCCGGTCCCGCCCGGTCACCGCGTCGGCCTGGCCGGGCGCGACGCCGCCGCCCACCCCGGCCGGCTATCAGAAGGACTTCATCACGGCGTACCTGACGCCGGTCGACATCGCCGCCCGGATCAGGCGGCTCGCCCGGCAGTACCCGCAGCTGGTCGACGTGATCGACCTGCCGTACCGGACGCAGGGCTACCGGCGCACCGCGTCGGCGTACCTCGGCGACCCGGCCACGGCCGCCGTCGTGGTGGAGTCGGTCCGGTTCGGCGACCAGAACATGAACGGCGTCCAGGCACGCGCCGTCGACCCGGGCGCGCCGCACCGCCCGCTGACCGCCCGCTACGCCGACCGGGTGCTGACCGTCGAGCTGGCCACCGACGGCGCCGGCGCGCCGACCAGCACCACCGACGAGGTGGCCGCCCTGATCACGGCGCGGTTCCCGCAGCGGTTCCGGGCCTTCGTCGAGGACGGGTCGGCCGGGCTGCCGATGCCGGTGGTCGCCCCGGTACGGCTCGACGACGGCCTGGCGGGCACCGAGGTGCCGAAGCGGCCGTGGACGGTGCAGGCGCTGCGGATCGGCAAGGTCCGCGACGGCTCCCGGATCGGCGTGCTCGCGTACTCCCAGGAGCACGCCCGGGAGTGGGCCACGCCGCTGGTCACGCTGGAGTTCGCCGAACGCCTGCTGGCCAACTACGCCACCGACCCGGGCACCCGGGAGCTCGTCGACAACGTGGACGTGTTCGTCATCCCGACGGTCAACCCGGACGGCGCGAACTACTCGTTCCACGACTACAACTTCCAGCGCAAGAACCTGGTCGACCACTGCACCGGGAGCAGCCGGGACCCACGCCACCGCGACTCGTGGGGCGTCGACGTGAACCGCAACTACACGGTGGGCTCCTTCTTCGACGGCTACGTGGGCGGCAGCGCCAACTGCCTGTCCGGCACGTACGCCGGCACCGGGGAGCTGTCCGAGGCGGAGAGCCGCAACGTCGTCGCGCTGGCCACCGGCCACCCGAACATCCGATTCGCGCTGAACGTGCACTCCTACGGCGGGTACTTCATGTGGCCGCCCGGGGCGTACCGCGCGCAGGGCCGGGTCACGCTGCCCCGCCCGCCGATCGACGAGGCGAAGTACTTCCTGGACAACGCCCGCCGCATCGTCGCGGCGATCGCGTCCGAGCGGGGCACCGTGACCTGGCCGTCCTACACCGGCCCGGTCGCCGACGTGCTCTACTCGGCCGCCGGCAACTCCGCCGACCAGCTCTACTACGAGCTCGGCATCAACGCGTGGGACTTCGAGGTGGGCAACGACCGCTGGAACGAGGCCACGCGGCAGTGGGAGGGCGTCGGCTTCCAGCCACCGTACGAGGAGGCGCACGCCGAGGCCCAGGAGTACGCCGGCGGGCTCGTGGAGCTGGTCCGGATCGCCGAGCAGGCGCAGGACGCGGGCGTGGCCGCGGTCCGCTGA
- a CDS encoding VOC family protein, producing the protein MRPQVTAAVPVCYVVNLESSRRFYGFFGYTEARSGGEGDARWSYLQCAAHALLLACVQPPLIRAELPLLIYLYVDDLAAVRAVLDAAGHPYEPAGRPEHAPGGELRLTDPDGNVVLVGQRGAGASGAGVQPAGPDARFSLLRQAAEAVRRRGGAPATCQIGAPDGSGCTRAAELKLADTWGDTVWGCTLHAEEALISAPSSFIAAEEDDGLGRWLRDRRRA; encoded by the coding sequence ATGAGACCTCAGGTGACCGCTGCCGTACCGGTGTGTTACGTCGTGAACCTCGAGTCGAGCCGGCGTTTCTACGGGTTCTTCGGCTACACCGAGGCGCGTTCCGGCGGCGAGGGCGACGCCCGCTGGTCGTACCTGCAGTGCGCCGCGCACGCCCTGCTGCTGGCGTGCGTGCAGCCGCCGCTGATCCGGGCCGAGCTGCCCCTGCTGATCTACCTCTACGTCGACGACCTGGCCGCGGTGCGGGCCGTGCTGGACGCGGCGGGCCACCCGTACGAGCCGGCCGGGCGTCCGGAGCACGCGCCCGGCGGCGAGCTGCGGCTCACCGATCCGGACGGCAACGTCGTGCTCGTGGGCCAGCGGGGCGCGGGAGCGTCCGGGGCGGGCGTGCAGCCGGCCGGGCCGGACGCCCGGTTCTCGCTGTTGCGGCAGGCGGCGGAGGCGGTCAGGCGGCGCGGCGGGGCGCCCGCGACGTGCCAGATCGGCGCCCCGGACGGCAGCGGCTGCACCCGCGCCGCGGAGCTGAAACTCGCCGACACCTGGGGCGACACGGTCTGGGGGTGCACCCTGCACGCGGAGGAGGCGCTGATCAGCGCCCCCAGTTCGTTCATCGCCGCGGAGGAGGACGACGGGCTCGGCCGATGGCTGCGGGACCGGCGCCGGGCGTGA
- a CDS encoding carbohydrate ABC transporter permease, which produces MRRLSGRQPIGVLLSAPYAVFVAVVFAYPFGFAVWISCHDYLFTAPGVSVPRPFVGLDNYAAVLADPHVRRAFVNIGIFLAVNVPLTVALSLLLATALNAAIPFRTFFRISFYLPYVTASVAVVGVWLFLFGSDGLVNRVLGDAAPDPSWLVNDVWAMPSIAVFVTWKQLGFFILLYLAALQNVPRELYESAAVDGAGRWRSFRAVTVPGVRPATALVTLLALVTGANLFTEPYLLTGGGGPSGRSASPVLLMYQRGIEQGHPDLAAAIGVLLVAGVLLVAAAQRLLVRPPG; this is translated from the coding sequence ATGAGGCGCCTGTCCGGCCGGCAGCCGATCGGGGTACTGCTGAGCGCGCCGTACGCGGTCTTCGTCGCCGTCGTCTTCGCGTACCCGTTCGGCTTCGCCGTGTGGATCTCCTGCCACGACTACCTCTTCACCGCGCCGGGAGTGAGCGTCCCCCGGCCGTTCGTGGGCCTGGACAACTACGCCGCGGTGCTGGCCGACCCGCACGTGCGGCGGGCGTTCGTGAACATCGGGATCTTCCTGGCGGTCAACGTGCCCCTGACCGTGGCGCTGTCGCTGCTGCTGGCCACCGCGCTCAACGCGGCGATCCCGTTCCGGACGTTCTTCCGGATCAGTTTCTACCTGCCGTACGTGACCGCGAGCGTCGCCGTGGTGGGCGTGTGGCTGTTCCTGTTCGGCTCCGACGGCCTGGTCAACCGGGTGCTCGGTGACGCGGCGCCGGACCCGTCGTGGCTGGTCAACGACGTCTGGGCGATGCCCTCGATCGCCGTCTTCGTGACCTGGAAGCAGCTCGGCTTCTTCATCCTGCTGTACCTGGCCGCGCTGCAGAACGTGCCGCGGGAGCTCTACGAGTCGGCGGCGGTCGACGGCGCCGGCCGGTGGCGCAGCTTCCGAGCCGTCACGGTCCCGGGCGTGCGGCCGGCCACCGCCCTCGTCACGCTGCTGGCGCTGGTCACCGGCGCCAACCTGTTCACCGAGCCCTACCTGCTGACCGGCGGCGGAGGGCCGAGCGGCCGGTCGGCGTCGCCGGTGCTGCTGATGTACCAGCGCGGGATCGAGCAGGGCCACCCCGACCTGGCCGCGGCGATCGGTGTGCTGCTGGTCGCCGGGGTCCTGCTCGTCGCCGCGGCACAGCGGCTGCTGGTGAGGCCGCCGGGATGA
- a CDS encoding carbohydrate ABC transporter permease, translated as MTRSWWRVPALTAAAIVFLFPFYYMVVGSLQRRPDPSPAGALPMPGNLGAGNYREIDAAVQLGRSLLNSVVFTAGVVAGTLVFGVLAGYALARLRYRGRGALFAALLLVQVVPFQLLVIPLYVQVVRGYGLADSYLGMILPFAINSVAVFVFRQFFLQLPAELFEAARIDGAGELRVLRSIALPLVRPALLTATLVTFIGPWNEFLWPFLITKEADMQPLAVSLANYLSTVASAATNPYGAVLAGACVLAAPAVLLFVAFQRHFVSSDLGSGVKG; from the coding sequence ATGACCCGCTCGTGGTGGCGGGTGCCGGCCCTGACGGCGGCCGCGATCGTGTTCCTGTTCCCCTTCTACTACATGGTCGTCGGCTCGTTGCAGCGGCGCCCGGACCCGTCGCCGGCCGGCGCGCTGCCGATGCCGGGCAACCTCGGCGCCGGCAACTACCGGGAGATCGACGCCGCCGTCCAGCTGGGGCGGTCACTGCTCAACTCGGTCGTCTTCACCGCGGGCGTGGTCGCCGGCACCCTGGTCTTCGGGGTCCTGGCCGGTTACGCGCTGGCGCGGTTGCGCTACCGCGGCCGCGGCGCCCTGTTCGCCGCGCTGCTGCTGGTGCAGGTCGTCCCGTTCCAGCTGCTGGTCATCCCCCTGTACGTGCAGGTCGTGCGCGGGTACGGGCTCGCCGACTCGTACCTCGGCATGATCCTGCCGTTCGCGATCAACTCGGTCGCGGTGTTCGTCTTCCGGCAGTTCTTCCTGCAGCTGCCGGCCGAGCTGTTCGAGGCGGCCCGCATCGACGGGGCCGGCGAGCTGCGGGTGCTGCGCTCGATCGCGCTGCCCCTGGTCCGGCCGGCCCTGCTCACCGCGACGCTGGTGACGTTCATCGGGCCGTGGAACGAGTTCCTCTGGCCGTTCCTGATCACCAAAGAGGCCGACATGCAGCCGCTGGCCGTGTCGCTGGCGAACTACCTGAGCACGGTCGCGTCGGCCGCCACCAATCCGTACGGTGCGGTCCTGGCCGGCGCCTGCGTCCTGGCCGCCCCCGCGGTGCTGCTGTTCGTCGCGTTCCAGCGGCACTTCGTCTCGTCCGACCTGGGTTCCGGGGTGAAGGGCTGA
- a CDS encoding ricin-type beta-trefoil lectin domain protein, which produces MPRPFRYAPLLGAITLAALGATPSPAPAAAPAAPAQPGTSPAAGAAAPGLPPGMVAAMRRDLKLTDTQIAERLAVEAAAPVVEKRLRQRLGARFAGAWIPTGATRLSVAVTSAADAAAVRREGAVPVVVERSESALAADRARLDRNGARAGRDIRAWYVDAAANRLVIEAAPGAEAAARRFAQRSGVGAVTVRTEAEAPRPMYDTRGGDQYVINGNTLCSVGFAVAGGFVTAGHCGGAGSTTLGVNNQPQGTFAGSSFPGNDYAWVRTNGNWVSQPWVNNHAGGNVLVAGSQEAAVGSSICRSGRTTGWRCGTLLGKNETINYAQGAVSGLSRSNACAQPGDSGGSWISGNQAQGVTSGGTGDCTSGGTMWFQPVNEILQVYGLSLTTTGSSGSAIVSNWNNRCLDVPDGNFSDGVPVQMWTCNGSAAQRWNAVNGALQTGNNKCLDVPWGSTASGVIIQIANCSGNPAQQWVLSAAGDLVNPQANKCLDIKDWNGEDRAQLQLWDCAGTLNQKWRRG; this is translated from the coding sequence ATGCCACGCCCGTTCCGCTATGCGCCCCTGCTCGGCGCGATCACCCTCGCCGCGCTCGGCGCCACCCCGTCGCCCGCCCCGGCGGCGGCTCCGGCCGCCCCGGCGCAGCCCGGCACGAGCCCGGCGGCCGGCGCCGCCGCGCCCGGCCTGCCGCCCGGCATGGTCGCCGCGATGCGGCGCGACCTGAAACTCACCGACACCCAGATCGCCGAACGGCTGGCCGTCGAGGCCGCCGCCCCGGTCGTCGAGAAACGACTGCGTCAGCGCCTCGGCGCCCGGTTCGCCGGCGCGTGGATCCCCACCGGCGCCACCCGGCTCAGCGTCGCCGTGACCAGCGCCGCGGACGCCGCCGCGGTGCGCCGTGAGGGCGCCGTCCCGGTCGTCGTCGAACGTTCCGAGAGCGCGCTGGCCGCGGACCGGGCGAGACTCGACCGCAACGGCGCGCGGGCCGGCCGGGACATCCGCGCCTGGTACGTCGACGCGGCGGCCAACCGTCTGGTGATCGAGGCCGCCCCCGGCGCGGAGGCCGCGGCGCGGCGGTTCGCGCAGCGCAGCGGCGTCGGCGCGGTCACCGTCCGGACCGAGGCCGAGGCGCCCCGCCCGATGTACGACACCCGCGGCGGCGACCAGTACGTCATCAACGGCAACACGCTGTGCTCGGTCGGCTTCGCGGTGGCCGGCGGCTTCGTCACGGCCGGCCACTGCGGTGGCGCCGGCAGCACCACGCTCGGCGTCAACAACCAGCCGCAGGGCACGTTCGCCGGCTCGTCGTTCCCGGGCAACGACTACGCCTGGGTCCGTACCAACGGCAACTGGGTCTCCCAGCCCTGGGTGAACAACCACGCCGGCGGCAACGTGCTGGTGGCCGGGTCGCAGGAGGCCGCCGTCGGCAGCTCGATCTGCCGCTCCGGGCGGACCACCGGCTGGCGGTGCGGCACCCTGCTCGGCAAGAACGAGACGATCAACTACGCGCAGGGCGCGGTCTCCGGGCTCAGCCGCAGCAACGCCTGCGCCCAGCCGGGCGACTCCGGCGGCTCCTGGATCTCCGGCAACCAGGCGCAGGGCGTCACCTCGGGCGGCACCGGCGACTGCACCTCCGGCGGGACCATGTGGTTCCAGCCGGTCAACGAGATCCTCCAGGTGTACGGCCTGTCGCTGACCACCACCGGGTCATCCGGCTCGGCGATCGTCAGCAACTGGAACAACAGGTGCCTGGACGTGCCCGACGGCAATTTCTCCGACGGTGTCCCGGTGCAGATGTGGACGTGCAACGGCTCCGCCGCGCAGCGGTGGAACGCGGTCAACGGCGCCCTGCAGACCGGCAACAACAAGTGCCTGGACGTGCCGTGGGGCTCCACCGCCAGCGGCGTGATCATCCAGATCGCCAACTGCAGCGGCAACCCGGCCCAGCAGTGGGTGCTCAGCGCCGCCGGTGACCTGGTCAACCCGCAGGCGAACAAGTGCCTGGACATCAAGGACTGGAACGGCGAGGACCGCGCCCAGCTGCAGCTGTGGGACTGCGCGGGCACCCTGAACCAGAAGTGGCGCCGCGGCTGA
- a CDS encoding sensor histidine kinase, with protein MVTTVPDTTGFIHAALVVSDDADLRAVLAPELRRSAAAYDEVLLVVGDRTRALLTERDPGVATAVSWADPGAFYQRLGSAYDRFRRYLADRHRAGQRVHVIAEPAVAGDVCPGSGADRAAAYLAYESVCNETYAFGPSAVTCVWDSRRHRDSVIDSVRDAHPHVLTASGPAPWPHYLPPERYLAERPEPPMPPPPAQVAHDITLHDVADLSAVRSVLGVWAGTHGFGTEATEDILVAVIEVATNGLRHGGAPVRLRAWAHADTLVAQCDDAGSGAIPAAAGYHRPDPLASVAGGRGLWLARQLADVVTVSARPGCTSVRLYFPRHIMQP; from the coding sequence GTGGTGACCACCGTTCCGGACACCACGGGCTTCATCCACGCCGCGCTGGTGGTCAGCGACGACGCTGACCTGCGCGCCGTGCTGGCGCCGGAGCTGCGCCGCTCGGCGGCGGCCTACGACGAGGTGCTGCTGGTCGTCGGCGACCGCACCCGGGCGCTGCTGACCGAGCGGGACCCCGGCGTGGCCACGGCGGTGAGCTGGGCCGATCCGGGCGCGTTCTACCAACGGCTCGGGTCGGCGTACGACCGGTTCCGCCGCTATCTCGCCGACCGGCACCGCGCCGGCCAGCGGGTGCACGTGATCGCCGAGCCGGCGGTGGCCGGTGACGTGTGCCCCGGCTCGGGCGCCGACCGGGCCGCCGCGTACCTGGCGTACGAGTCGGTCTGCAACGAGACGTACGCCTTCGGCCCGTCCGCGGTGACGTGCGTGTGGGACAGCCGCCGGCATCGGGACAGCGTCATCGACAGTGTCCGGGACGCGCATCCGCACGTGCTGACCGCGTCCGGCCCGGCGCCCTGGCCGCATTATCTGCCCCCGGAGCGATACCTGGCCGAGCGCCCGGAGCCGCCGATGCCGCCACCGCCCGCTCAGGTCGCGCACGACATCACGCTGCACGACGTCGCCGACCTGAGCGCGGTGCGGTCGGTTCTGGGCGTCTGGGCCGGCACGCACGGTTTCGGCACGGAGGCCACCGAGGACATCCTGGTGGCGGTGATCGAGGTGGCGACCAACGGGCTGCGCCACGGCGGCGCCCCGGTCCGGCTCCGCGCCTGGGCGCACGCCGACACCCTGGTCGCGCAGTGCGACGACGCCGGAAGCGGTGCGATCCCCGCCGCCGCCGGGTACCACCGGCCGGATCCGCTGGCGTCGGTCGCCGGCGGGCGCGGGCTGTGGCTGGCCCGCCAGCTGGCCGACGTGGTGACGGTGTCCGCCCGGCCCGGCTGCACCTCGGTCCGGTTGTACTTCCCCCGGCACATCATGCAGCCGTAG